A section of the Microbacterium sp. MM2322 genome encodes:
- a CDS encoding YihY/virulence factor BrkB family protein: MTSDDETPPLRERWEASRLRERLDQPIERATVLTRRTVESFPVRVWRRFLRRNGFLLAASISYQSLFAIFATLYTAIAGVGLWLGGSQAAIDGVITVVNSYLPGFIAAGGTLDPADVADIARDSSSLFAVTGAIAVAVAIWTSIGFVTFTRRAVRGIFGLPFDTRSFVLLKLGDLLAALLFGLALVLGAVLGLVAGGVVALVLDWADVPYESAVVDVTSRIASVLVSVLLNTAALTGLIRFLTGTSLPWRAILPGALAGGGALALLQLGGGFLAVYSPTNPLLATFSVVIGLLLWLRLAGIVILVAASWIAVAADDADIPLVETTAAERLERERRALRVVAEAGVREARQSLADASWWQRPGARRDLRHAEELRERTRE, from the coding sequence GTGACCTCAGACGACGAGACGCCTCCCCTGCGCGAGCGGTGGGAGGCGTCTCGTCTGCGCGAGCGCCTCGATCAGCCGATCGAGCGTGCCACGGTGCTGACTCGCAGGACGGTCGAGTCATTCCCCGTGCGGGTGTGGCGACGGTTCCTGCGGCGGAACGGATTCCTGCTGGCGGCGAGCATCAGCTACCAGTCCCTGTTCGCGATCTTCGCGACGCTGTACACGGCGATCGCGGGTGTGGGCCTGTGGCTCGGCGGGTCGCAAGCGGCGATCGACGGCGTCATCACGGTCGTGAACTCCTACCTGCCCGGCTTCATCGCCGCCGGGGGCACGCTCGACCCGGCTGACGTCGCCGACATCGCGCGCGACAGCAGCAGCCTCTTCGCCGTGACCGGTGCGATCGCCGTCGCCGTCGCGATCTGGACGTCTATCGGATTCGTCACCTTCACCCGTCGCGCGGTGCGCGGCATCTTCGGCCTCCCGTTCGACACCCGCAGCTTCGTTCTGCTGAAGCTCGGCGATCTTCTGGCGGCCCTGCTGTTCGGGCTCGCTCTCGTCCTCGGCGCCGTCCTCGGCCTCGTCGCCGGCGGCGTCGTCGCGCTCGTCCTCGATTGGGCGGATGTGCCGTACGAATCGGCGGTCGTCGACGTGACGAGTCGTATCGCGTCGGTCCTCGTCAGCGTCCTCCTGAACACGGCTGCGCTGACCGGCCTCATCCGATTCCTCACCGGCACCTCCCTGCCGTGGCGCGCGATCCTCCCCGGCGCGCTCGCAGGCGGCGGCGCGCTCGCGCTCCTGCAGCTCGGCGGCGGTTTCCTCGCCGTGTACTCGCCGACCAACCCGCTCCTGGCGACGTTCTCCGTCGTCATCGGCCTGCTGCTGTGGCTCCGCCTCGCCGGGATCGTGATCCTGGTCGCGGCATCCTGGATCGCTGTCGCCGCAGACGACGCCGACATCCCCCTGGTCGAGACGACCGCGGCAGAGCGGCTGGAACGGGAGCGACGAGCACTCCGGGTCGTCGCCGAGGCCGGAGTCCGCGAGGCGCGGCAGTCGCTCGCGGACGCCTCGTGGTGGCAGAGGCCGGGTGCCCGGCGCGACCTCCGGCACGCGGAGGAACTGCGGGAACGCACCCGGGAGTGA
- a CDS encoding exodeoxyribonuclease III, whose translation MPRTLRIASVNVNGIRAAARKGMHGWLETADVDVLTLQEVRAEASDLAAALPGWHIVNDEALAKGRAGVAIAAREPLDVWRVDLGDEALDSKGRWVEADIEVDGELLTVVSAYVFTGEAGTEKQMAKYAFLDAMEERMPHLGDLALITGDLNVGHREFDIRNWKGNVKKAGFLPRERAYFDRFTGPAGDTVATVDGESGTGLGWVDVGRNFAGETDGPYTWWSNRGKAFDNDTGWRIDYHLATAELATRATDYRVVRAPSWDTRWSDHAPVVADYTLGS comes from the coding sequence GTGCCACGAACACTCCGCATCGCCTCCGTCAACGTCAACGGCATCCGCGCCGCCGCCCGGAAAGGGATGCACGGGTGGCTCGAAACCGCCGATGTCGACGTCCTGACCCTGCAGGAGGTGCGGGCCGAGGCATCCGATCTCGCGGCAGCTCTGCCCGGGTGGCACATCGTGAACGACGAAGCCCTCGCGAAGGGGCGCGCGGGCGTCGCGATCGCCGCGCGGGAACCGCTCGACGTGTGGCGGGTCGACCTCGGCGACGAGGCGCTCGACTCGAAGGGGCGCTGGGTCGAGGCCGACATCGAGGTCGATGGCGAGCTCCTCACGGTCGTGAGCGCCTACGTCTTCACGGGCGAGGCCGGCACCGAGAAGCAGATGGCGAAGTACGCCTTCCTCGACGCGATGGAAGAGCGGATGCCGCACCTCGGTGACCTCGCGCTCATCACCGGTGACCTGAACGTCGGGCACCGCGAGTTCGACATCCGCAACTGGAAGGGCAACGTCAAGAAGGCCGGCTTCCTCCCCCGCGAGCGCGCCTACTTCGACCGGTTCACCGGGCCCGCGGGCGACACCGTCGCGACCGTCGACGGCGAGAGCGGCACCGGACTCGGCTGGGTCGACGTCGGGCGCAATTTCGCGGGCGAGACGGACGGACCCTACACCTGGTGGTCGAACCGCGGAAAGGCGTTCGACAACGACACCGGGTGGCGCATCGACTACCACCTCGCCACCGCGGAACTCGCGACCCGGGCAACCGACTACCGGGTCGTCCGCGCCCCCTCGTGGGACACCCGGTGGAGCGACCACGCGCCCGTCGTCGCGGACTACACGCTCGGCAGCTGA
- the trpS gene encoding tryptophan--tRNA ligase, translated as MSKPRLYSGMQPSADSLQIGNYIGALMQWRDLQESYDAFFSVVDLHALTQPNDPSELREKTRRTAAQYIAAGIEPAKSTLYVQSHVRAHAELAWVLSTITGFGEAGRMTQFKDKSARYGTDATNVGLFTYPILMAADILLYQTDIVPVGDDQKQHVELTRDLAERFNSRFGEAFRVPKPVIQKDTARIYDLQNPTSKMSKSAESDAGVLWLLDDPAKSAKKVMRAVTDSEGVVRYDRAEKPGVSNLLVIYAALTGREIPSIEDEYAGRGYGDFKKGLAEVVVAEFGPVRARALELLDDPAELDRVLATNAARAEEVADRTLGDVYDKLGLLRRA; from the coding sequence GTGAGCAAACCCCGCCTGTACTCCGGAATGCAGCCCTCCGCCGACTCCCTCCAGATCGGCAACTACATCGGGGCGCTCATGCAGTGGCGGGACCTGCAGGAGTCCTACGACGCGTTCTTCTCCGTCGTCGACCTGCACGCCCTCACACAGCCGAACGATCCGTCGGAGCTCCGTGAGAAGACCCGCCGGACAGCTGCCCAGTACATCGCCGCCGGCATCGAGCCCGCCAAATCGACCCTGTACGTGCAGTCGCACGTGCGCGCGCACGCCGAGCTGGCGTGGGTGCTGTCGACCATCACGGGCTTCGGTGAGGCAGGGCGGATGACGCAGTTCAAGGACAAGTCGGCGCGCTACGGCACCGACGCGACGAACGTCGGCCTCTTCACCTACCCGATCCTGATGGCCGCCGACATCCTGCTGTACCAGACGGACATCGTCCCCGTCGGCGACGACCAGAAGCAGCACGTCGAGCTGACCCGTGACCTCGCGGAGCGTTTCAACAGCCGCTTCGGCGAGGCGTTCCGCGTGCCGAAGCCGGTCATCCAGAAGGACACGGCGCGCATCTACGACCTGCAGAATCCGACCTCGAAGATGTCGAAGTCCGCCGAGTCGGATGCCGGGGTCCTGTGGCTCCTCGACGACCCGGCGAAGTCCGCCAAGAAGGTCATGCGCGCCGTCACCGACTCCGAAGGGGTCGTGCGCTACGACCGCGCGGAGAAGCCCGGTGTGTCGAATCTGCTCGTGATCTACGCAGCCCTCACCGGTCGCGAGATCCCCTCGATCGAGGATGAGTACGCGGGACGCGGATACGGCGACTTCAAGAAGGGTCTGGCCGAGGTCGTCGTCGCGGAGTTCGGTCCCGTACGGGCGCGTGCGCTCGAGCTGCTCGACGATCCGGCCGAACTCGACCGTGTGCTCGCGACGAACGCCGCGCGGGCTGAAGAGGTCGCCGACCGGACCCTCGGCGACGTGTACGACAAGCTCGGGCTGCTGCGTCGTGCCTGA
- a CDS encoding DUF559 domain-containing protein: protein MWESERRVFRQRAAEVLETPVWSTAQLRAEGVSKRAIAAAIREGRLIRARRDNYVAAGTDQALVAAVEAGGVLTCVSALRLLGVFVLDGGGLHVLVPPHSTRLKPSGDERIVRHWLRASDGALPRRACAHPIDMLAHAVRCQPPRAAVASLDSALHTGLIRPSDVTEVFALLPKRFAPLMALLDGRAESGPETLARLLIRGITRDVDLQVRIDGVGRVDLLVNGWLVIECDSEAHHLGSEAYRSDRTRDLALAERGYTVMRLSAADIMWRPEQVASAVRGLLRSRRRV from the coding sequence ATGTGGGAGAGCGAACGTCGGGTGTTCCGGCAGCGGGCCGCGGAGGTCCTCGAAACGCCGGTGTGGAGCACTGCGCAGCTCCGGGCGGAAGGGGTGAGCAAGCGCGCGATCGCTGCGGCGATCCGGGAGGGGCGGCTGATTCGTGCGCGCCGGGACAACTACGTCGCCGCCGGCACTGACCAGGCGCTGGTCGCCGCCGTCGAGGCAGGAGGAGTGCTGACCTGCGTGAGCGCCTTGCGGCTGTTGGGAGTCTTCGTGCTCGACGGCGGGGGTCTCCACGTCCTCGTGCCGCCCCACTCGACTCGGCTGAAGCCCTCCGGCGACGAGCGGATCGTGCGTCACTGGCTCCGGGCGTCGGACGGCGCTTTGCCTCGCCGAGCGTGCGCTCACCCCATCGACATGCTCGCGCACGCGGTGCGCTGCCAGCCTCCGCGCGCAGCTGTAGCCTCGCTGGACAGCGCGCTGCACACGGGGTTGATCCGACCGAGCGACGTCACGGAGGTGTTCGCACTCCTCCCGAAGCGATTCGCGCCGCTGATGGCACTGCTCGATGGCCGGGCGGAGTCCGGGCCCGAAACGCTCGCTCGACTGCTCATACGCGGCATCACCAGGGATGTCGACCTGCAGGTGCGCATCGATGGGGTGGGCAGGGTCGACCTCCTTGTGAACGGGTGGCTGGTGATCGAATGCGACAGCGAGGCTCATCACCTCGGGTCGGAGGCATACCGTTCCGATCGCACCCGAGACCTCGCGTTGGCGGAGCGCGGATACACCGTCATGCGGCTGTCAGCCGCCGACATCATGTGGCGGCCCGAGCAGGTGGCCTCGGCGGTTCGCGGCCTGCTCCGCTCCCGGCGTCGGGTGTGA
- a CDS encoding GNAT family N-acetyltransferase: MQPVTLRTERLELSVPTTADVDAITAAAQDPEVPRWTTLPSPYERTHAEDFIDKAATWWDEESELTWGVRREGRWIGMIGLHRVEKQGAAEIGFWLDAAARGHGFLTEAAAAVVDFGFAEPLSLRRIEWRAIVGNQASARVAQKLGFRFEGTLRQGLSGPRGRDDGWIAAVLATDDRTPHPWPVL, encoded by the coding sequence ATGCAACCGGTGACCCTGCGGACGGAGCGGCTCGAGTTGTCGGTGCCGACAACGGCCGACGTCGACGCGATCACGGCCGCGGCGCAGGATCCTGAGGTGCCGCGGTGGACCACACTCCCCTCGCCGTACGAGCGGACCCACGCCGAGGACTTCATCGACAAAGCTGCGACGTGGTGGGACGAGGAGAGCGAGCTCACCTGGGGCGTCCGCCGCGAGGGCCGTTGGATCGGCATGATCGGCCTGCACCGGGTCGAGAAGCAGGGCGCCGCCGAGATCGGATTCTGGCTGGATGCCGCCGCCCGAGGCCACGGCTTCCTCACCGAAGCGGCGGCGGCGGTCGTGGACTTCGGGTTCGCCGAGCCGCTGTCGCTGAGGCGGATCGAGTGGCGGGCGATCGTCGGCAACCAGGCGTCGGCTCGCGTCGCGCAGAAGCTCGGCTTCCGCTTCGAAGGCACTCTGCGCCAGGGCCTCTCCGGTCCGCGCGGCCGGGACGACGGCTGGATCGCCGCCGTGCTCGCGACCGACGACCGCACGCCGCACCCCTGGCCGGTCCTCTGA